The genome window GATGGTGGCCAATTCAAATAGGTTTTCTGCTTCAACTCGAAGGCACATTGAGCTTGCCTTTTGCCATCTAGCTCAAAATGGTACGTAATCGTGGAGTTGCCCTTCACCATTTGCCCTGTGTATAAGCTCATGCATTTGATCCGCAATTGACCATGTTCCTCTATGATGCGCATTGTTGACATTTTTAAAATCTGATACCAAATTCACCCATTCATCTCTGCAGAAGACAATACCTGCGATATCATTGCTTCTGGAGGGATCAAGGAGCTGCTTCGCATATCAAGAGAATCCCCGAGAGAAGATACGCGAAATTTAGCTAAGAAGGCTTTAGATTCAAATCCTGCATTTTTAAGGGAGGTCCAATGAGTCGTCCCTGATCATATCAGAATTATAACGGACAGGAAATAAACCATTTCTTTTGGTTTGTACATGAAAGTATGCACCAACGGTAAAACCTTCAGTTAAAAACTACTCACCTAGGCTTTCGAATCCGGTGCTCGCATGTTGTTTATACCTCCTGAAGGGTTCGGTGCTGCTCTCTTAGAACAAAACAAGAAGACGTCTTCTTCCTGTGATTAAGTTTTTATAATGTTATGTTTTccagaaataaaagaaaatattaggTCCACCTCTTACGATGTGCAACTGATGCGCCTTAAGAAATGATGCCTAAAATAGATTCTCTGCGTGAGAGACTGCAAGATTTAGCTCTATATGATTTTACAAACTTTTAAGAGATGGTCGTTTAGCTAGATTTAGTTCTATATGATTCTCCTTTCGACGTTTTAATCATTCCTTGTTCTGTCGCCTGGCAACTTGCAACACTATACATGCCCTAAGTGAGCCATTTTGCCTCGTGACGACCCAGCAAGGCATTGCCAAGTTTGATCACTTCAACAATGGTAACCCCAATAGGAACACCAAGCAGCCGCGTAAACATTATGCTCCCCCTTTTCCGTTATGTGTGCTTACACATAAATATGTAACACCTGGACGCACAAGGCACTTTTGGAATCGAATATGTTAGTTACCAAAGCAATACATAATCCATGCTACAAGCCGCTTCACGGCATAATGTTACAGGAGAAAACCTCTAAATCATTTTTCTCCACTAATGCTAAAATGCAGTAGAAAAGCCAGTACATGAGGCCGAAGCAACTATCTCCAGCTTTTAACCAAGCGTCTCTGCCCACTAGCTCGGGAACTTCATTTCGTACTGCTGAGGAGACTGCAAAAACAAACACAATAATTTGAGAAAGCTCATCATGAGATTCAAAATGCGCAAAACAAAACACAAGTGAGCAGGAAGGTGGCATTTCATATACCATAAAGGTTGCTGTAATCATCTTTCCAGCAAACCATCTTCCATGAAGTGCTTTCTGTGCGCTCATAGCTGCTGTTATACTATCAAATCGCAGGTAGACAAAGCCCGAAGTATGTCTACACAATTAAAACAGAAGTAGGGTTAGGGCATGGTAGGAGGCAGTTCAAGGAAGATTTGGTTCAAACTTCAAACTTCACGAAATATGCGCTAAGATTGCGCTAGAGACAACAGGAAGATGCTATCAGAAGCAGAAAAGGTCTGAAAGCAAAGCATTCAAACCTACAGACCAGGATGCATTTTACCTCATAAAATCGTAATAACCTCCCAAGTTTGATATTAGAGAAATGAAGAGCTAGTACAATATAGTAATGTTTCAGATTTATGTGCTATGATTCACATGAAAATTAGCGGTGTAACATGCTGGAGAGTACAACAATAAAGAATTTTAGGTGCAAAGTATGACAGATTTATTTAATATTGAACATGGTGACTTACTTGTCCACAAAAATGTGTTTTAATTTGCCAAATTTGGAACATTCCTCTTGAACATCATCCCTAATATCCAAATCAAAATCAGGATCCGTCTGCAATAACAACAGGGTAAATTTATCAGTTAGCTTTGGtcaacaaaagagaaacaagCTCCTCCAGACTAAGAGCAAAGAAAGAGTGACTCAGCAATAATAAACGATAACAGTAATGCAGTACTGTGGTAGAAAAAAATTGACCTCCACAGCTGGATCAAACATATTCTTGAGCAATAGGCATTCACTAGATGGAGCCACCTCAACAGATTGGGTAGTAAGTGGAAGTGCTGCAACTGGAGGAACCAGACCAAGACCGGGCACTGTAGGGCGCAGAACAGGAGCTGCAACTGGAGGAGCACCAAGGACTGAAACAGTTGGTATTGCTACGGAAGTGTTTAAACCAGTAGCACCCATCCCACCAGACAAACTACAGATACACAAAACATATGAAGGGAGATGCATTAAGtagagatacagagagaagggaAGGATATGTTTATAATAAAGTTCCTCGTGTCTTGAGTTTCAAACATTAGTTCACCCTCTTGAAATTTGCAAACAAAGCATTTGGCACTAAATGCTAGAACTGCAGTAAACAGATATTTCAGCCAAACCACTTTACACCAAAGAACAGGAGAGGTCCATGGAGAATGACCTTGACAAGCTAGATATATATGGAAACAGCGTTGCTGTAGTGGTGGATGAATCCTGACGATAATATAGTAGAGGTCAATAATGAAAGATTTGGCTACAAATGATGGCACTCgtacaagcaagcaagcaataTAATGGACATTCTACAATGAAATGAAGTCTCTGCAGCCCTAGCCACAAAATTAAGAAGATTATGGAGAACTGGCATACTCCAACTCCATCCTGCACATCAGTAAGTAACATGTGAAGCTCCGGATCCGTGCAGCTCCCCCCACTTCCACCACCCCTCCAccccaaacaaaaagaaaagaaaaaagaaataaaaagctTTAAAATAAAACACTTCATCATCTGAGTGGGTAGTGCGGTTATAACATATAAGCATACAACAGAAGCTGTATGCCACCAAAATCAAGTCATTAATCATTAGCAACTAGCTTTTTCATGAAAGTCCGAAAAATTGAAGTTATCTTTTAGGGGCATGCCTATTTAATCGCAAAACAATAAACTAAATTTACAGCGGATGGGCTAGACCAACAGAGGAAATAGCAATTGAATTGAGAATGCTCTTGCTTAAGAATAATTCGGACTATTGAAAACGAAtcacttaaaaaaaaacagagccCCAAAGACAGAAGAATGCATGATCTGAAAGAGGGTAGGCtgattgaaaataaataaataaagcaacagcaagagagaaaaaggaaaaaaaatcgaaTGCTAATCCAATCTTGCAATTTATTAAGACTTCCTCTTAATTACAAAATAATCAACAAAAGTAAAACTATACGACAGGAAGATAGACTGGTCATGTCAAGAATGATCACTATGCAATCAACCTCACAAAAATGTACCTGGTTGTAGTGCCACTGCGGTCCAATTTCTGCATTAGAAGAGCTCTGGAACTAGCATTCAGTGCCTGCATAAATCGGTAACACACGTCAAAGGGAATGTTTTAAAAATCAGTAACTGGTAGTCAACCAGTCACCCGACCTAGTAGTGATTATCTGTTGTAATTGCCTTATAATCGGGCTGTTATGCTGCCAACAAATGATTATACAGTAACAGGTAGGAGCACCTGTTCCTTGTATATGGCCTAGTAGACCCGTTTTTAAAACATTGAACATGAATAAAAATATTGTAGAAGTAATAATCACAACATTTAAAAAAGCATTAAAACTCCAATACACTCTGCTAGAGTCAACCTGGAAAGGTACATTGGCACgtaaacaaaaaataaacaaacgGGAATATGTATACAACTAGCATTTCTCAACTTATAATATCAGGATAACTGATACCAAATTggcaagacaaaaaaaaaaaaggagatcaAAACATAGATCCTTTTAACATTTCCGCTATGTGCCAGACGTCTTTGAAATTGGAAACCAGAAGTACAAGAACAGCCCAAGTATTGTATACTAAATATACTTAGCTACTTTAGAGGAAGCAGATGTGGATAGGGTATGCGTAGATACTCAACCTACTAATATTCGAAAAGCACTTaaaaagggaataaaaataCTAATATTTGAAATACtttatcaaaattttgatttGTAGTGTAGGCATACATATAATCATTCCAAATAATAGAACTAAAACTAAAGGAGACAATATTTATGTGAAATTTCCCACTAATCGACATGTCTCATAGAAATGACACCCACCAAGCCTCCACCTTCATCATCATCCAAATCTCCAGTAGTTGTTCCACTAACTTGCACACCAGCTTGGTCTGTCACAGCTGAAACCTGGTCATAAGTTATTACCATAATGTCAAGACAGCCAAACACTCGTTTATAACCTGATAAAATAATAATGAAGAGGAATGCTGGTAGCTCTCAACATAATGTTTTACCTTAATTACTCTTCCAGCAATATCAAGTTGCCCATTTAAACTCTGAGCTGCTTTTGCATCTTCAAGGCGTGCAAACTAAATGATGAGATAGAACTAGTGAGAACTAAGCACCAGCAGAAACAAGAATTGCTCCGTAAAGAAATACTTGCCTGCACAAAACCAAAACCTTTACATAGCCCAGTCAGTGGATCAAGTGGCAGCTGGACAAGCTCCACTTGTCCAAATGGTTCGAAGACCTGGCAAAGAGATTTCATTGCAAGATGCAcatgagcaaaaaaaaaataaaataagcaAGACTAACATGCTGGCCTTTTAAAGATAAATCAATAGCACCCTTAACTAAGATGTTTTCAATAATATGAACCAAAAGATAATTTGCTCAGAGCACATAAAAATCTAGAGAATAATATGTTTGGATATTGACCTGTCTCAATTGATCCTCATTAATATTGGAGTGAAGATTTCCAACATACAACTTCCTTGCTCCACCTGAAGCAACTCCACTTGAAGAAGCATTTGACTGAACTAAATTCTTTTCAGCCTCTGAAGGCTTAACCATCACCTGTTGACCAAGAAGCAGCTGGCCAGAAAGAGCTATTGCCATTGGAACAGACATAGCATCATAGAATTCAATGTACCTGCCAATGTGAATAGCATGACACATATCAGACTATCCAGCTGTCAACAAAGTCAACCTTATTTTAGGAGTTATTAATGTTAAAAACACCAAATCGTTTTAACTAAATCTTGCATTCGATAACTTTTCAATCCAggttagttttagtttttttaaaaatggaCTCCAAGAATGTGGAACTCTGATGTTCCACACAGCTTACTGTCACCAATATAATCTTGTATTCCATCTTACTCATAAGTTGCTGATTATCCCAGCAGGCACACCAAATTATAAATGTTCCTGCCGAGTATGAAAAAACGATGAATACATTCCCCCATGAAAATTGTATATGCATCTACAGCTAAAAATGCATATGTAATCATTAAACCACAACTAAAGCAAACATAGTACACAATATGGATAGTAACATCTGAAATCCCATAAACCTACCAGCTACGTTACTAGAAGAGCAAAAGAGAAAATCTGAACATGCAACGCAACTGTAACGTGCACAAAAAAACCACAATATGAACACCACAATTCTACTAGCTGCATATTGGTTAAACATTAACTTTTCTACAGGAATGTTGATCAAATTTAACAAACATGTATCAAGATTGGTCTAATATGAATTTAGAGTACCAGGATCCTAGAATTTATCATAACTCAGTAAGCCCACGGACTAAGACAATTTAAATAACCACTTAAGCAAACCACATGCTACAGGGGACGAAAACTTTTCACCCTGTGTCATCACAGCCATCTCCACAAGACATCATACCCATTACATTACATGGACTTGCGCAAGTCCCTGCCACTTCGAGTTCCTCTCATAGCTCCTGAGCAGCCTCAAAACCCAACAGTTGGCCCTACATTCCCTTGctaattattttttctcctttgtTGCTACCCTCAAAATTCAACCTTACAAAACCCAATCCATCGATCAATATATATACCACCCATATTTCCAGGGCAGCTACTTGACCACAAAGCTGAAGCAGCCTTACAGAAAGTTGGAAAATATTGCAGACAAACCCAAGTTACGCGGAAATTAACCATATCTTAGATGAAGCTGTGAAAGACAATgcagaaaaaataattattgctAAAAAGGGATCAATGGGCGGCACAGTGCTAGCAACTCAGGGGACCACAGGGACTCGATAAGAACCAATTATTGCTAATTTCTGGTTATTCAACTTCCGAGAATATGTGGGCTGAAATCGACAGCAAGCCCTATGGACCGATGCCAAAAAGGGCATATATTTTCGGGGGGAAATGTGTATATGACACAGTGCTGGTTAATTGCAAGGTATATATGTCCTAACAGCACAAATTTTCAGTTCAGTGTATCAAGAAATAGAAGGAACAAAGTAAAGAACATGAATATTGCCTCTCCAGTCACCACGTAAAAAAACCAGTGTTCAAAAAATCGGTGATCGGTAGCTGCTCGGCCAACCGGGGAGTAGGGATTAATCGGTTAATCGGGGATTAACTGAATTAATTGGTTGATCATTAATCGGTTGGTGTAAAGTACTTGAGGGGCTTACATACAAAAATGCAGCAATACACAATAAACgtatccctccctctctgccCAACTGCAGCCCAACTACACAGAAGAAACCCACTAGGGCTTCTTACCCAACTCCCCTCCCGATCCACCTCACTTCCCCACCACTAGGCCACCTCTGCCAgttccccgccgcctccgcctcctctccaTCACCGCAGCCGCCTTCGCCTCCTCTCCCCTCACCGCAGCAGCTGCCTCCCTCTCTGCTCCCCCGCTGCCGTCTGCTCCTCCCCT of Phragmites australis chromosome 3, lpPhrAust1.1, whole genome shotgun sequence contains these proteins:
- the LOC133911618 gene encoding uncharacterized protein LOC133911618 isoform X1; translated protein: MDFDEYEYLEKTVEASGQPANGAAAPGPEEKERSSRRRSSGRGGGGDEERDDGERRSKRSRSEEGRDRDRDRNRDRHRSSRERRDRDRDDKEKEREREREREKDKERRSRDRDREREREKEKEREREKEREREKDRERRSRSRSERRRDDEERDRYREREYRDRDVRRRKEEAAEPEVDPERDQRTVFAYQLSLKADERDVYEFFSRAGKVRDVRLIMDRNSRRSKGVGYIEFYDAMSVPMAIALSGQLLLGQQVMVKPSEAEKNLVQSNASSSGVASGGARKLYVGNLHSNINEDQLRQVFEPFGQVELVQLPLDPLTGLCKGFGFVQFARLEDAKAAQSLNGQLDIAGRVIKVSAVTDQAGVQVSGTTTGDLDDDEGGGLALNASSRALLMQKLDRSGTTTSLSGGMGATGLNTSVAIPTVSVLGAPPVAAPVLRPTVPGLGLVPPVAALPLTTQSVEVAPSSECLLLKNMFDPAVETDPDFDLDIRDDVQEECSKFGKLKHIFVDKHTSGFVYLRFDSITAAMSAQKALHGRWFAGKMITATFMSPQQYEMKFPS
- the LOC133911618 gene encoding uncharacterized protein LOC133911618 isoform X2; amino-acid sequence: MDFDEYEYLEKTVEASGQPANGAAAPGPEEKERSSRRRSSGRGGGGDEERDDGERRSKRSRSEEGRDRDRDRNRDRHRSSRERRDRDRDDKEKEREREREREKDKERRSRDRDREREREKEKEREREKEREREKDRERRSRSRSERRRDDEERDRYREREYRDRDVRRRKEEAAEPEVDPERDQRTVFAYQLSLKADERDVYEFFSRAGKVRDVRLIMDRNSRRSKGVGYIEFYDAMSVPMAIALSGQLLLGQQVMVKPSEAEKNLVQSNASSSGVASGGARKLYVGNLHSNINEDQLRQVFEPFGQVELVQLPLDPLTGLCKGFGFVQFARLEDAKAAQSLNGQLDIAGRVIKVSAVTDQAGVQVSGTTTGDLDDDEGGGLALNASSRALLMQKLDRSGTTTRIHPPLQQRCFHIYLACQVLAFSAKCFVCKFQEGELMFETQDTRNFIINISFPSLCIST